Within the Pseudomonas orientalis genome, the region TCCTGCAGTTTGCGCGCCGATCCCTTGCAGAATTCCTGTGCGGGTTCGTCTAAAGGCAATAGCGGCTGCTTATAATTGCCACTTATCGATCAATATCAAAACTTTTTGATATTGACCTTGCAGCGATTACCACCCGTCACTAGACTGCTGGCCTTATGAACCTACCCGTGCCCTCCCTGCTTCCCGCCGACAGCGATGAACTGGCAGCCCTTTGCAAGGCTGCGGGTGATCCGTTGCGCTTGAACGTATTGCGCGCACTGGCCAATGATTCATTCGGCGTACTGGAACTGGCGCAGATCTTCGCCATCGGCCAGTCCGGCATGAGCCATCATTTGAAGGTACTGGCCCAGGCCGACCTGGTGGCCACCCGCCGCGAAGGCAATGCGATTTTTTACCGCCGCGCCCTGCCCCACACCGAGTTGCTCGGCGGCAAATTGCACGCGGCCTTGCTCGAAGAAGTCGACAATTTGAGCCTGCCCGGCGCTGTGCAAGCGCGGATTGCCCAGGTACACGGGCAACGCGCCGCCGCCAGCCAGGACTTTTTCTCCCGGGTCGCCGACAAGTTTCGCGCCCAGCAGGACCTGATCGCCGGCTTGCCCCAGTACCGCGAAAGCGTACTGGCGCTGTTGGACAAGCTGAGCTTCAGTGATAAGGCCACGGCCTTGGAAGTGGGCCCTGGCGACGGCGGTTTTCTGCCGGACCTGGCGCGACGCTTCGGGCAGGTGACGGCACTGGACAACAGCCCGGCGATGCTCGAACTGGCCCGCCAGTTGTGCGAGCGCGAAGCGTTGGCCAATGTCAGCCTGCAACTGGCAGACGCCCTGAGTGACACCCACCTGCAGGCCGATTGCGTGGTGCTGAACATGGTCTTGCACCATTTCGCCGCCCCGGCCGATGCGCTCAGGCAAATGGCCGGGCTGTTGCACCCCGGCGGTAGCCTGCTGGTGACGGATTTATGCAGCCACAACCAGAGTTGGGCCAAGGAGGCCTGCGGTGATCTCTGGCTGGGTTTTGAACAGGACGATCTGGCCCGTTGGGCCTCCGCTGCGGGACTCGTTCCCGGGGAAAGCCTCTATGTAGGTTTACGTAATGGTTTCCAGATTCAGGTCCGCCATTTTCAGCGACCGGCTGGCGACACTCACCATCGGTAAATATCAGGAAAACATCGAGATGAGCGAATACTCCCTTTTCACCTCCGAGTCCGTGTCTGAAGGGCATCCGGACAAAATCGCCGACCAGATTTCTGATGCGGTGCTGGACGCCATCATTGCTGAAGACAAGTTCGCCCGTGTGGCGTGCGAGACTCTGGTGAAAACGGGCGTGGCGATCATCGCCGGCGAAGTCACCACCACGGCCTGGGTCGACCTGGAACAGATCGTGCGCGACGTGATCACCGACATCGGCTACACCAGCTCCGATGTGGGCTTTGACGGCGCAACCTGCGGCGTGATGAACATCATCGGCAAGCAGTCCCCCGACATCAACCAGGGCGTCGACCGCGCCAAGCCTGAAGATCAAGGCGCCGGCGACCAGGGACTGATGTTCGGCTACGCCAGCAACGAAACCGACGTGCTGATGCCCGCGCCAATCACCTTCTCTCACCAGCTGGTCCAGCGCCAGGCCGAAGCGCGCAAATCCGGCCTGCTGCCGTGGCTGCGCCCGGACGCCAAGTCCCAGGTGACCTGCCGTTACGACGGAGGCAAAGTCGTCGGTATCGACGCTGTGGTGCTGTCGACCCAGCACAATCCGGACGTGTCCTACGCCGACCTGCGCGAAGGCGTCATGGAGCTGATCGTCAAGCACGTGCTGCCGGCCGAACTGCTCACCAAAGACACCCAGTTCCACATCAACCCGACCGGCCAGTTCATCATCGGTGGCCCGGTGGGCGACTGCGGCCTGACCGGTCGCAAGATCATCGTCGACAGCTACGGCGGCATGGCTCGCCACGGCGGTGGCGCGTTTTCGGGCAAAGACCCTTCCAAGGTTGACCGTTCCGCCGCCTACGCCGGTCGTTACGTGGCCAAAAACATCGTCGCCGCCGGCCTGGCCGAACGTTGCGAGATCCAGGTGTCCTACGCCATTGGCGTGGCCCAGCCTACTTCGATCTCGCTGAATACCTTCGGCACCGGCAAGATCAGCGATGACAAGATCGTCAAGTTGGTGCGTGAGATCTTCGACCTGCGCCCTTACGCGATCACCACCATGCTTGACCTGCTGCACCCGATGTACCAGGAAACCGCTGCCTACGGCCACTTCGGCCGTACCCCTGCGCAGAAGACGGTCGGCGACGACACCTTCACCACCTTCACCTGGGAAAAAACCGACCGCGCCAACGACCTGCGGACCGCTGCCGGCCTGTAATCGCTCGCGGCCGCCAAAGCCCCGCCGGGTTCGCCCGGCGGGGCTTTTTTGTTTCTCAAAGGTTGCAACAAAATCGTTGAAACCACGGCCGAAGTCGACGCGGGCCAGCAAAAGCGCGGCGCCGAGACGGATAACAACGACGCGCCGCACCCGTGGGGCGGCCTGTTCACCCAAGCAGAAACACCCGGTAAAAAGCCCCGCTCGGTCGGGGCTTTTTTGTGGCCGTGCCGATCACTTAGGCTGAGCACCCTTTCCGAGCAAGGATGCTCACGATGCGTCTGTTGATGATTTTCCTGATCAGCTTTCTAGCGTGCCGGGCCTGGGCCGAAGACTGCCCCGATGATGTCCGAGCGCAAATCGACACGTTGGCCAGGCAGGTCAGCCAATGGGATGACGCCTACCACCGACAGGGTCAATCCCCCATCAGCGATGAACTGTACGACCAGGCCCGGCGTCGCCTGGCCCATTGGCGCAAATGCGCGCTGCAACCCACACCCAGGGCTGACAACCCGCTGGCAAGCGCTCGTGGCACAGTCCGCCATCCGGTCGCCCATACCGGGCTGGAGAAGCTGTTGGACGCATCCGAAGTGGGTGATTGGCTCAGCACCCGACAGGACGTCTGGATTCAACCCAAGGTCGACGGTGTCGCCGTGACCCTGGTGTATCGCAAAGGCCGCTTGCACCAACTCATCAGCCGCGGCGACGGCCTGCTCGGTCACGATTGGTCCGCTGGCGCCCGCAGAATCCCGGGTATCGTCCAGCAACTGTCGGAGCCGGTCGATGCGGTACTGCAAGGCGAGCTCTACTGGCGCCTCGACGACCACGTACAGTCCGCACAGGGCGGGCTCAACGCGCGCAGTAAAGTGGCTGGCTTGATGAACCGACGGCAATTGAGCGACACCGAGGCAGGCGGGATCGGGCTGTTCGTGTGGGCCTGGCCCGAGGGCCCGGCCAGCTTCACCGAGCGCCTGGCCACGCTGGCGCGGTGGGGGTTTACCGACAGCCAACGGTATAGCCAGTCCATCGCCAGCATCAGCGATGCCGCGCGTTGGCGTCTGCATTGGTACAACCATCCGCTGCCGTTCGCCAGCGATGGCGTGGTGTTGCATCAGGCGGCGCGCGCGCCGGCCAAACGCTGGAAAGCCAGCGCACCCTACTGGGCCGTGGCCTGGAAGTACCCGGTGAGCAAGGCGTTGGCGCTGGTGCGCAAGGTGCAGTTCAGGATCGGGCGTACCGGGCGTATCACACCGATTCTCGAACTGGACCCCGTGTGGCTGGATGATCGGCAAATCAGGCGGGTCAGCGCAGGCTCGCTGAAAAACTGGCAGAACCTGGACATCCGCCCCGGCGACCAGGTGTCCATCAGCCTGGCCGGCCAGGTCATTCCCCGGCTCGACGAGGTGGTCCTGCGCAACAAGACCCGGGTGGAAGTGCCGGTGCCCGATACTCGCGACTTTCATGCCTTGAGTTGCTGGCAACTGGACCCTGGTTGCGAGGAGCAACTGCTCTCGCGCCTCACCTGGCTGAGCAGCAACCAGGGCCTGGCCTTGCCCCATATGGGGCGTGAGACCTGGAACGTATTGATCCAGGCCGGTCTAATCGCAGGCTTTCTCGATTGGTTGACCCTGGATGCGGCAGAGCTTGCTAACATTGATGGCTTCGGCGAACGCACCCGTACGCGGGTGCTCGACAGTATTCACAGCGCCCGCAAACGGCCTTTTGCACAATGGCTCAAAGCATTGGGGGTGCCGCCCGCGGCGCGCAACAACCTGCAGGGCGACTGGCATACGCTGGTCGCCAAAGACACCCAAGCCTGGCTGGCCTCTGACGGCATCGGCCCGGGACGCGCAGCGCAACTGAGCGCTTTTTTCCGCGACCCGCAGGTACAGGCATTGGCTGAAATATTACATGGCGCCGGCATAGACGGTTTTTGAAACCGGCCCGGCCCTCTGATTGCTACCTTGGAGCCCTTATATGAAATTTCTTGCCCCTCTTGCGTTACTCACCTTCGCAAGCTTCACGACCACGCCGCTGCTGGCCGCCGACGAAGCCCCCCAACTGACAGGCTGCGCCGCCAAGCGCCAAGCCATCAGTACCCAGATCGAACAGGCCAAGGCCCATGGCAACAGTGCCCAACAGGCCGGGCTGGAAAAAGCCCTGAGCGAGGTCACCGCCAACTGCACTGACGCATCGCTGAAGAAAGAGCGCGAAAACAAGGTGCTCGATGCCAAGCACGAAGTCAGCCGCCGTCAGGCCGACCTCGACAAGGCCATGAAAAAAGGCGATGCGGACAAGATCAACAAGCGCAAGGACAAGCTCGCCGAATCGCGCAAGGAGTTGCAGGATGCGGTGGAAGAACTCGACCAGTAAAACCGGTCAGTGGTCCCGGAACTGCTTATGGCAAGCGCTGCAGGCATCTTCGACTTTCTGCACCGCAGGTTGAAGGCTGCCGGCCTTATAGGGCTGGACGCGGCTTGCGGTCACCAATTCACCGGTGGCCGCTTCAAGGTCGCGAGCCAGTTGCTGGAATTGCGCCTGCTTTTGCCACACTTCGTCCCTGGCACTGGTGTGGTCGTCTTCACGTACGCTCGGGAAATGCTGCCAGGGTTCATGGGCCAACACGTCCAGCTTGACCGCGCCGTCGGCAAACCGGGCGCCGTCGAACGGGATACGCCCGCGCAACATGCCGCCCAGGTCTTCGCTGGTCTTGAGCATCTGCTTGAAGATCGCCTTGCGCTGGCCCAGGGGCGAATTGGGGTCAACACCGCCGCAGGCGGACAAGGCCAGGCAGGCCAGCACTACAACCGTCATATGTTTAAAAGTCATGGTGGCTCAGGGTCACGGGAAACGGCGGCCAGTATCCCCGCCTCGTCCGCAAAGACCAATAGCCCTATTAATAATAAGGGTTGCCCAACGCGATAAAGCCCGGGCAATCGCTTCAGGAATTACGTGCATGAATGACAATTGGAAACCCTGGAGCCGCCTGGTGTGGGCTCTGCCGATGATCGCGCTGCTGACCGGCTGCGACGTGGGCCAGGATGCGGGCAAAACGCCCGCCAAAGAAGAAGCTGCCCAACCCCATGCCGTTGCCACTTACGTGAGCGCTCCTTGGGAAGCGCTGCCGTCCGTTTCCGACAGCGACTTGCTCGGCGGCTTCGAATCCTGGCGCAGTGCCTGTCAGCGCCTCAAGGCCGACCCGGTCTGGGGAGCGACCTGCGCAGCGGCAGCCAGCGTACCGGGCGATGCCGTGGCGGTTCGCGGGTTTCTCAAAGAGCGTCTGGATGTATTCGGTCTGCGTTCAGCCGACAACACACCGAACGGCCTGATCACCGGCTACTACGAGCCGGTCTACCCCGGCAGCCTGACCGAAACCGCCACCGCCCATGTGCCGGTGTACGGCGTTCCGGATGATCTGATTATCGTCAACCTGGAAGCCATCTACCCTGAACTCAAGGGCAAACGCCTGCGCGGTCGCCTGGAGGGCCGCGTGCTCAAGCCGTATGACGATGCCGGCACCCTCAACAACCAGGGCTCCACCGCCAAACCGATAGCCTGGCTGACCGATCCGATGGACCTGCAGTTCCTGCAGATCCAGGGCTCCGGGCGTATTCAACTGGCCGATGGTCGTCAACTGCGCGTGGGTTATGCCGACCAGAACGGCTATCCCTATCGCCCTATCGGTCGCTGGCTGATCGAACAGGGCGAGCTGAAAAAGGAAGACGTGAGCATGGCCGCCATCAGCGCCTGGGCCAAGGCACACCCGCAACGCATTCCCGAACTGCTGGCGAGCAACCCCAGCTATGTGTTCTTCAGCGCCCGCCCCGACAGCAATGAAGGGCCGCGCGGCTCGCTGAACGTGCCCTTGACGGCGGGATACAGCGTGGCGGTGGACCGCAAGGTGATTCCGCTGGGGAGTCTGTTGTGGCTGTCCACCACCAAACCCGACGGCTCACCGATCGCCAGACCCGTCGCCGCCCAGGACACCGGCGGCGCCATCACCGGGGAAGTACGCGCAGACCTGTTCTGGGGCACAGGCGAAGCAGCAGGCGAGTTGGCGGGGAACATGAAGCAGCAGGGACAGATCTGGATGCTATGGCCCAAGGGTACGCCGCTGCCGCACGTGCCGGATGCCCCCGCTGGCACCTGACAGCCATACGTATCGACACAACGCGGTAGCACCCAACGCTAACCACGATGCGAAGCGAGTCGCCCTTGATCTTGATCTTGATCTGCTTTTGATCTCAGGCGCCCCGTTAAACCACGCTGGCCGAACGCAGGCTTGAATCCGTGGGCAACCCGGCAGGACGCCGGGTTAGCCGCCCCGCGCCATGGATGGCGCGTGGCGGCGGCCCACGGATTCAAGCCGGAGAGGGCACACCGAGCCCAAGCGAGGTGCCGAGTGGTGGGGCAAGAGCGTTTTGCTTACTTTTGCGCTTTTCAAAAGTGAGCCGCCGTCAGGGCGGAACCCTAAGCAGCCGTTACCGCAGAAACGGATATGTACTCGGTCCGACCCAACATCCCGGCCAGCCCAGAGGCCGCCATCGGGGGCAAGCCCCCTCCCACAGGGGATCTGCGCCAACCGACTGGCATTGGGGCCAGCCCCCTCCCGCAAGATTCTGCGTCAGGCTTCAGATCGAGACAAAGAAGAAACTCGCAATCAGCGCCATCCCCACAATCCACACCAGCGAACGCAACATCGCCCAGTCCGCCAGGTAGCAAATGATGTACAGCAGACGGCTGGTGATAAACAGCACCGCCAGCACATTGATCGTCACCAGCTCGGCCGTACCGGCCAGGTGGGCGATAATCACCGCCGCCGCAAAAGCCGGGGTCACTTCAAAGCTGTTGAGTTGCGCATTGTGGGCACGCTTGGCAACGCCTTCGACCGTGTCCAGGAACGCGCGCGGGTCGTGGTTATGGCGCGGCCCGAACTTGCCGCCACTGAACTTGGCCACACCCGTACACAGGTACGGCAGGAAGATTGCGATCAACACACACCAGAAAGCCACTGTCATCAGTCATTCCCTTTTAAGATTTATCAAGGCAGTCAAAGCTTCATCACCCATGTGCCGATCAGCCCCACCCACAAGCTATGAGCCGTGACCGGCCGAAAGGTTCTTTCAGGTAATTGCACTTGTTTATACTAAACACCGTCTCAACGCACGCTGTGCGCCTCTACCTCCCCGTCCCAAGGACCCCGGATGCTTGAACTTGTTGCCGCCTTCATCTGCCTCACCACCCTGCTCACCTATGTGAACTTCCGTTTTATCGGCCTGCCGCCGACCATCGGCGTGATGGTCACCGCGCTGCTGTTTTCGCTGATCCTGCAAGGCCTCAGTTTTATCGGCTATCCGGGCCTGGAAGAACGTATCCAGCAACTGATCGGCCAGATCGACTTCGGCGATTTGCTGATGAACTGGATGCTCTCGTTCCTGCTGTTCGCCGGCGCATTGCACGTCAACTTGAGCGACCTGCGCAGCTACCGCTGGCCCATCGGCCTGTTGGCGACCTTTGGCGTACTGATTGCCACCGTAGTGATCGGCAGCCTGGCGTACTACATCTTCGCCCTGTTCGGCTGGCACGTGAGCTTCCTGTATTGCCTGCTGTTTGGCGCGCTGATCTCGCCTACCGATCCGATTGCGGTATTGGGCGTGCTGCGTACCGCCAACGCTTCGAAACCGCTGAAAACCACTATCGTCGGCGAATCGCTGTTCAACGATGGCACGGCGGTGGTGGTGTTTACCGTGTTGCTGGGTATCGCGCAGTTGGGTGAAACCCCGACCGTTGGCGCCACCGCAATGCTGTTCGCCCATGAGGCGATTGGCGGCGTGGTATTCGGCGGGCTGATCGGTTACCTCGTGTACCTGATGATCAAGAGCATTGAGCAATACCAGATCGAAGTCATGCTGACCCTGGCGCTGGTGATCGGCGGCTCGGCGATGGCCACCGAACTGCACGTCTCCGCGCCGATTGCGATGGTGGTGGCCGGGCTGATCATCGGCAACCTGGGGCGCAAGTTGGCGATGAACGACATGACCCGGCGCTATCTGGACGGCTTCTGGGAATTGCTCGACGACATGCTCAACGCCCTGCTGTTTGCACTGATCGGCATGGAACTGCTGCTGTTGCCGTTCAACTGGCTGCACGTATTGGCGGCGAGCTTGCTGGCGGTGGCGATCCTGTTGTCACGCCTGCTGACCGTGGCCCCGGCGATCCTCCTGCTGCGGCGCTGGCGCAAGGTCCCGCGCGGCACCATCCGTATCCTCACCTGGGGCGGGTTGCGCGGCGGCGTCTCGGTAGCGCTGGCCCTGGCATTGCCACTGGGCCCGGAACGCGACCTGTTGCTGAGCATCACCTATATCGTGGTGCTGTCATCAATCCTGCTCCAGGGCCTGAGCATTGGCAAACTGGTCAAGCGCGTGACTCAGGGTGAACCCCAGGCCACGGCCGAAGAACGTCACTGATCTTTGCTGACCTGCTGCGGATGCCTCGGGTCCGCAGCCTTCTTGTCCGGCAAGCTGCCCTCACTGCGAATCTGCGCATGGCTGATCAACGCAAAGATAAAGCTGC harbors:
- a CDS encoding ArsR/SmtB family transcription factor; the protein is MNLPVPSLLPADSDELAALCKAAGDPLRLNVLRALANDSFGVLELAQIFAIGQSGMSHHLKVLAQADLVATRREGNAIFYRRALPHTELLGGKLHAALLEEVDNLSLPGAVQARIAQVHGQRAAASQDFFSRVADKFRAQQDLIAGLPQYRESVLALLDKLSFSDKATALEVGPGDGGFLPDLARRFGQVTALDNSPAMLELARQLCEREALANVSLQLADALSDTHLQADCVVLNMVLHHFAAPADALRQMAGLLHPGGSLLVTDLCSHNQSWAKEACGDLWLGFEQDDLARWASAAGLVPGESLYVGLRNGFQIQVRHFQRPAGDTHHR
- the metK gene encoding methionine adenosyltransferase — protein: MSEYSLFTSESVSEGHPDKIADQISDAVLDAIIAEDKFARVACETLVKTGVAIIAGEVTTTAWVDLEQIVRDVITDIGYTSSDVGFDGATCGVMNIIGKQSPDINQGVDRAKPEDQGAGDQGLMFGYASNETDVLMPAPITFSHQLVQRQAEARKSGLLPWLRPDAKSQVTCRYDGGKVVGIDAVVLSTQHNPDVSYADLREGVMELIVKHVLPAELLTKDTQFHINPTGQFIIGGPVGDCGLTGRKIIVDSYGGMARHGGGAFSGKDPSKVDRSAAYAGRYVAKNIVAAGLAERCEIQVSYAIGVAQPTSISLNTFGTGKISDDKIVKLVREIFDLRPYAITTMLDLLHPMYQETAAYGHFGRTPAQKTVGDDTFTTFTWEKTDRANDLRTAAGL
- the ligB gene encoding NAD-dependent DNA ligase LigB is translated as MRLLMIFLISFLACRAWAEDCPDDVRAQIDTLARQVSQWDDAYHRQGQSPISDELYDQARRRLAHWRKCALQPTPRADNPLASARGTVRHPVAHTGLEKLLDASEVGDWLSTRQDVWIQPKVDGVAVTLVYRKGRLHQLISRGDGLLGHDWSAGARRIPGIVQQLSEPVDAVLQGELYWRLDDHVQSAQGGLNARSKVAGLMNRRQLSDTEAGGIGLFVWAWPEGPASFTERLATLARWGFTDSQRYSQSIASISDAARWRLHWYNHPLPFASDGVVLHQAARAPAKRWKASAPYWAVAWKYPVSKALALVRKVQFRIGRTGRITPILELDPVWLDDRQIRRVSAGSLKNWQNLDIRPGDQVSISLAGQVIPRLDEVVLRNKTRVEVPVPDTRDFHALSCWQLDPGCEEQLLSRLTWLSSNQGLALPHMGRETWNVLIQAGLIAGFLDWLTLDAAELANIDGFGERTRTRVLDSIHSARKRPFAQWLKALGVPPAARNNLQGDWHTLVAKDTQAWLASDGIGPGRAAQLSAFFRDPQVQALAEILHGAGIDGF
- a CDS encoding DUF1090 domain-containing protein, translating into MKFLAPLALLTFASFTTTPLLAADEAPQLTGCAAKRQAISTQIEQAKAHGNSAQQAGLEKALSEVTANCTDASLKKERENKVLDAKHEVSRRQADLDKAMKKGDADKINKRKDKLAESRKELQDAVEELDQ
- a CDS encoding c-type cytochrome — protein: MTFKHMTVVVLACLALSACGGVDPNSPLGQRKAIFKQMLKTSEDLGGMLRGRIPFDGARFADGAVKLDVLAHEPWQHFPSVREDDHTSARDEVWQKQAQFQQLARDLEAATGELVTASRVQPYKAGSLQPAVQKVEDACSACHKQFRDH
- the mltA gene encoding murein transglycosylase A; the protein is MNDNWKPWSRLVWALPMIALLTGCDVGQDAGKTPAKEEAAQPHAVATYVSAPWEALPSVSDSDLLGGFESWRSACQRLKADPVWGATCAAAASVPGDAVAVRGFLKERLDVFGLRSADNTPNGLITGYYEPVYPGSLTETATAHVPVYGVPDDLIIVNLEAIYPELKGKRLRGRLEGRVLKPYDDAGTLNNQGSTAKPIAWLTDPMDLQFLQIQGSGRIQLADGRQLRVGYADQNGYPYRPIGRWLIEQGELKKEDVSMAAISAWAKAHPQRIPELLASNPSYVFFSARPDSNEGPRGSLNVPLTAGYSVAVDRKVIPLGSLLWLSTTKPDGSPIARPVAAQDTGGAITGEVRADLFWGTGEAAGELAGNMKQQGQIWMLWPKGTPLPHVPDAPAGT
- a CDS encoding MAPEG family protein, giving the protein MTVAFWCVLIAIFLPYLCTGVAKFSGGKFGPRHNHDPRAFLDTVEGVAKRAHNAQLNSFEVTPAFAAAVIIAHLAGTAELVTINVLAVLFITSRLLYIICYLADWAMLRSLVWIVGMALIASFFFVSI
- a CDS encoding cation:proton antiporter codes for the protein MLELVAAFICLTTLLTYVNFRFIGLPPTIGVMVTALLFSLILQGLSFIGYPGLEERIQQLIGQIDFGDLLMNWMLSFLLFAGALHVNLSDLRSYRWPIGLLATFGVLIATVVIGSLAYYIFALFGWHVSFLYCLLFGALISPTDPIAVLGVLRTANASKPLKTTIVGESLFNDGTAVVVFTVLLGIAQLGETPTVGATAMLFAHEAIGGVVFGGLIGYLVYLMIKSIEQYQIEVMLTLALVIGGSAMATELHVSAPIAMVVAGLIIGNLGRKLAMNDMTRRYLDGFWELLDDMLNALLFALIGMELLLLPFNWLHVLAASLLAVAILLSRLLTVAPAILLLRRWRKVPRGTIRILTWGGLRGGVSVALALALPLGPERDLLLSITYIVVLSSILLQGLSIGKLVKRVTQGEPQATAEERH